Genomic window (Bacillus vallismortis):
GAGAACATTCATAAAGAATGTCGTTTGGTCCGCATTCACCAGACCGCCAAACACAAAGTTGATGCCTTCTGCCGCGTATTCAAGCAAGTAATTGAATCCTTTTGCAAATCCTCCTACAAGGAAATTCCCCACACCGGTATTGAGGAGAATGTAGCCGAGTATAAATTGCAAAATGAGCATAACAACAATTGGGCGGATCTTAATTCTCTTTTTCCCGCTGCTTGCGATCCACGCAAGGCCTAAAAACACGATTAAACCGATAATCCCAATCAAATACTTCATATGTGTTCTCCTTTATCTGTATTCGCTTACAATTATTATTTCCCCGTGAATAATAGAAGAGTAACGGAAAGCAATGGGCCTTCCGTCTGCTTCTTAATAGTTGTCTCCGCCAGATGCATGTTCCCCTTTTACAATGGAAACGCCTGCGCTTGCGCCGATTCGGCTCGCACCCGCCTCGACCATTGTGTCTACATCTTCTTTCGTTCTGACGCCGCCGGATGCTTTCACGCCGATATCAGGGCCTACAGTTTTGCGCATTAAGGCGATATCTTCCTTCGTTGCGCCGCCGGATGAGAAGCCTGTTGATGTTTTCACGAAATCCGCTCCCGCAGAAACCGCTAAACGGCATGCTCGTTCTTTTTCTTCATCAGTCAGAAGGCATGTTTCGATAATGACTTTGACAAGCGCTTTTCCGGCTGCAGCTTCCACCACACCGCGGATGTCCGCTTCAACTATGTCATCTTCTTTGTCTTTCAAAGCGGCAATGTTAATGACCATGTCCACTTCAGTGGCGCCTTTTGAAATCGCGTCTTTTGTTTCGAACGCTTTTGTTTCAGTTGTGTTGGCACCGAGCGGGAAGCCGATGACCGTACAAACGTCAACTCCAGTTCCCTCAAGCTCTTTTGCAGCAAGCTGCACCCATGTCGGATTGACACATACAGAAGCAAACTTGTATGTTTTCGCTTCTTCAATTAATGTTAGAATTTCCGCTTTTTGTGTATGCGGTTTCAAAGCTGTATGATCAATTTTGTTAGCTAATGACATCCGTCGCACACTTCCTTTTTTGTTAAGATATTTTTTAGCATAACCGACTTTTGAACATATGTAAATTGGTAATTGAAATTTTGTTCATCGAACGGTTTGCACGTGTCACAAATCATTAACAAGCGCCCTTGCGGTATGCTGGTCAATGATTAAAACATTGGCATATTTTCCGGTTAACGCTCCGTGTATGGAAGACACTTTTCTGCTTCCGCCGGCCACTAAAATTGAGCGTTCCTTCAACCTCAAGTCTTCAAGCTCAACGCCGATGGTCCGGTCATTGATGGCTGTGCTGCAAATATTTCCTTTCGCATCAAAAAAGCGTGAACAAATATCGCCGACGGCCTGTCTTTTCAGCAAGGCTTTCTCTTCTTCATTAAAATACCCGAGCCTGAATAACAGCGCTTCGTCACGGACCGTTCCCACCGTGAAGAGAGCGATATTCGCCTGCTTGCCCATCTCGATGATCCGCTCGATATGACGGTCTTTCTCCACCATTTGCTTTACATCGGCATGATCAAATACGACGGGAAGCGGGAGATAGCGCGGCATCGTTTGAAAGGCCTCTGCAAACAGCTGAATCGTTTCAGCGGAATACGTGTTCACCCGGGAATGGCTGATACCGCCTTTCAGCTGGACGACCTCGACGCCTTTAACCTGCTTCGGCTGCATGTTCTGCGCGATTTGATACATGGTGGTTCCCCAGCTGACGCCGACAATGTCGCCGTCTTTCACCGTTTCATGCATATATTCTGCACCATAGCGGCTTAGGTCATGTGTAATTCCTGCATAATCGGGGGTCGGAGAAAACACAACATGCGCCTCGAGAAGCCCGTATTTTTCTTCAAGCATGGAACCGAGTGCATCCAAATCCTCAAAAGGGTCCATGACGCGAATCTGGACAAACCCTTTTGCTTTTGCATATTGCAGCAGCCGGGAAACGGTCGGCCTTGAAATGTTGAGCTGCTCAGCAATTTGCTGCTGACTGTAGTCAGACTGATAGTATAGCCTTGCCGCTTCTATGCTTAATTGCTGTTTTTCCCGATCCATTCCGCACCTCCCTGTGGATCAGTTCATGATGAAACTGCTTTCGATTTGCTTTTATTATACAGGCTGACACCAGCTTTCATCCACCTGATTTCTAAGAAACTGAAAAAACGCGCTGGACGCGAATCTGCCGAGAGCTCACTTCTCCCATGCCATATGCTGATAAATGCCTTTCATAATGGCGTACATTCCATATAAGATCAGCCCGAACGCCAAAATACATAAAATCATTTTGCCATGCGGCTGTTGCGCGAGTTCGGCGAGCGCGCCGTCAAAGCCTCTTGTGTCGTCAGGGTCAGCGGTGATAGCGGTCTTAATGAGAAAATAACCGATAGCTGAGAAAATAATAGCCCGGGCGATATGGCCTGCGCGTCCGGTGTTTTTTGCGATGCATATCATCTGTTTGTTCATTTTTGACGTATCGAATTCTTTCATAAATGCAGCCCGGACACCCTTCACAAATTGAACAATCGCAAATAGGATAAAAACCGCACCCGTAACCCCTGTGAGCCATTGGCCGAACGGCTGCGCCAATACATAAGCGGACCACGTCTGTTCTGAAGTGCCGCCGGTTCCTTGGCCAAACACAAATCGCAAGGCATTCCAAGCAATGGATGCGTAAACGGCGGCGCTGAAAAAGTTTCCCGTTCTCCGTGACAGGCCGCGCCTGCTTGTTCCGTAGCCCTCTGTGTCCTTGAGCGCGCTCAGCACCATCCATATCACATAGCCGATGAGACCGACGCCAATGAGCAAAAGCAAGATTGATCCATACGGCATACGTGATAGCGTTTGAAACGCTCCGCTCGAATCTTTCGCGCCGCCCGCCCCTGCTGCCGTCATACATGCTAAGATCCCGAGCAGGATAAAAACGCCGCCGAATGCAAAATAACCAAGCCTCCCGAATTGCTTAATCCAAGGCTTGGTTTCCTGTTTGATTTTTGACATGCACTCGTCTTTCACGGCCATGTATCCAACCCTCTTTCACAGAATCCTTACTGTAACATTCCCGATTGGACAAAGTTGAAACAGCTTCTGCCTCAGCTATAGCCGGCTGATGCGTGTTTTTGCTGATCAGCTGATTGTGCAGGCGTCATCCAGGCAGCCGCTGCCGCAGCTGTGATTCCCCCAGCTAATTTCCCAATGATCATGGCCGCCGCCATTTCTTTTTTCATTCCCGCCACAAAACCGAGATGGCTGCCAAGCACAAAGGCTGCGCTAACCGCAAACGCGACATTGATGACCTTTCCTCTCGGCGTCATATCTTTTAATGAGGCCAGCATCGGAATATGATGAGCCAAAGAGGTCACCAAGCCTGCTGTTGCTTTCTCATCTAAATGAAAACATCTCCCCACTGCCTGAAGCGGCTTTTTAAAGGCTTTTGTGATAAAGGCTGTCATCGGAAAAGCCCCTGCCAAGGCAATGGCGATGGTGCCAGTCGTTTGTATTCCTGTTTCAACGCTTTCCATTCCCGGAATCAGCACAATGCCGGTCATCGTTTCAACGGAAACAGCTGCGAGCCCGATAATCGCAACCATACTGACAGCCTTTCCGAACAGATGAAATAATCGAATGATGTTGTCGGTATACCGCCATAATCCAAAAGCGATCACAGCAGAAAAAAGACTCGGAATCAGAAGGTTTTTACCTATCATAATGGTGTCAAAACCTGCGCATAACCCGCCGATTAAGCACCCGATCGGTACTGTACACAGCCCGATTAATATGCCTTTCGCAAAATACGGGTGATCCTCTTTTTCGATGATCCCAAGAGCGACGGGAATCGTGAAGACGATTGCCGGCCCCATCATCGTTCCTAAAAACACCCATGAAAACAGTCCGGCATCTGGATCTTTGGCCATTTCTCCAGCGAGCGCGTATCCACCCATATCAATGGCCAAGATGGTGTTCGCAAAGGATGAGGGATCAGCTCCAATCGCTGTATAAACCGGAGATACG
Coding sequences:
- the deoC gene encoding deoxyribose-phosphate aldolase; protein product: MSLANKIDHTALKPHTQKAEILTLIEEAKTYKFASVCVNPTWVQLAAKELEGTGVDVCTVIGFPLGANTTETKAFETKDAISKGATEVDMVINIAALKDKEDDIVEADIRGVVEAAAGKALVKVIIETCLLTDEEKERACRLAVSAGADFVKTSTGFSSGGATKEDIALMRKTVGPDIGVKASGGVRTKEDVDTMVEAGASRIGASAGVSIVKGEHASGGDNY
- the deoR gene encoding DNA-binding transcriptional repressor DeoR; this encodes MDREKQQLSIEAARLYYQSDYSQQQIAEQLNISRPTVSRLLQYAKAKGFVQIRVMDPFEDLDALGSMLEEKYGLLEAHVVFSPTPDYAGITHDLSRYGAEYMHETVKDGDIVGVSWGTTMYQIAQNMQPKQVKGVEVVQLKGGISHSRVNTYSAETIQLFAEAFQTMPRYLPLPVVFDHADVKQMVEKDRHIERIIEMGKQANIALFTVGTVRDEALLFRLGYFNEEEKALLKRQAVGDICSRFFDAKGNICSTAINDRTIGVELEDLRLKERSILVAGGSRKVSSIHGALTGKYANVLIIDQHTARALVNDL
- a CDS encoding DUF1206 domain-containing protein codes for the protein MAVKDECMSKIKQETKPWIKQFGRLGYFAFGGVFILLGILACMTAAGAGGAKDSSGAFQTLSRMPYGSILLLLIGVGLIGYVIWMVLSALKDTEGYGTSRRGLSRRTGNFFSAAVYASIAWNALRFVFGQGTGGTSEQTWSAYVLAQPFGQWLTGVTGAVFILFAIVQFVKGVRAAFMKEFDTSKMNKQMICIAKNTGRAGHIARAIIFSAIGYFLIKTAITADPDDTRGFDGALAELAQQPHGKMILCILAFGLILYGMYAIMKGIYQHMAWEK
- the eutH gene encoding ethanolamine utilization protein EutH, with the translated sequence MMVNDAVVFILAVFLLGGAADYCLGNRWGLGERFADGFKAMGPLALSMIGIVSLAPVLAAILIPIVSPVYTAIGADPSSFANTILAIDMGGYALAGEMAKDPDAGLFSWVFLGTMMGPAIVFTIPVALGIIEKEDHPYFAKGILIGLCTVPIGCLIGGLCAGFDTIMIGKNLLIPSLFSAVIAFGLWRYTDNIIRLFHLFGKAVSMVAIIGLAAVSVETMTGIVLIPGMESVETGIQTTGTIAIALAGAFPMTAFITKAFKKPLQAVGRCFHLDEKATAGLVTSLAHHIPMLASLKDMTPRGKVINVAFAVSAAFVLGSHLGFVAGMKKEMAAAMIIGKLAGGITAAAAAAWMTPAQSADQQKHASAGYS